A window from Hemicordylus capensis ecotype Gifberg chromosome 2, rHemCap1.1.pri, whole genome shotgun sequence encodes these proteins:
- the LOC128342641 gene encoding zinc finger and SCAN domain-containing protein 20-like: protein MKMEDQKHTSSTFLEASRGIRKAPHVLQAGSIWEFLQRRPGATLIKQESGEGSLQEWEVQWQEFLRSVESPLSGLEIPQLPEQPTPWDDAKAFLASFEQVAEACHWPKEEWATRLLPALSGEAEQAFSKLKVGEREDYGKVKAAILRGDAMRRERQRQHFRRFYYQEAEGPRGAYIRLQELCHQWLKVERHSKEQILELLILEQFLIILPLEIQSWVRECGPETCSQAVALAEEFLLRQREARRQESQVAFEEAAASSDVEQRQLCLETKQEDDSGEASLLAKRWMAMDEGEEYVPEDSELGGPRGVSTWKVEAHLSQCCVHETASASQERLEGQPETYVVEKAVDPVPCGGSYNKAPSETTIPTAAEVGKKQNVCTPYSKNTGLPLRTRAGGKPLKCQVCGKCFLCSSKLVVHQRSHAGEKPYKRLYLCSTQHMCPPSLQVESPERPTVLAKMAPRIRGQRWEGKEVVALLSSIRTSPALALLMSSSSQRGQQHWERIRDQLLAQGFHRNIDQLRSKWKQLKTDFFAAGRPAAEGKERPTNIPPYFNRMRSLWDAAGRPPFKDRHLPASYRARRRELERCQEDDGELEAQGPSC from the exons ATGAAAATGGAGGACCAGAAACACACAAGCTCCACATTTTTGGAAGCATCACGTGGGATAAGAAAAGCCCCCCATGTCCTTCAGGCTGGgagcatctgggaattcctgcaAAGGAGGCCAGGAGCAACTCTGATTAAACAAGAATCAGGTGAGGGCTCACTGCAGGAGTGGGAAGTCCAGTGGCAGGAGTTCCTAAGGTCCGTGGAGTCCCCTCTCTCAGGGCTGGAAATCCCACAGCTGCCTGAGCAACCCACCCCGTGGGATGACGCAAAGGCCTTCCTGGCCTCCTTTGAACAAGTGGCTGAAGCCTGCCACTGGCCCAAAGAAGAGTGGGCAACCCGACTCCTGCCAGCCCTGAGTGGAGAAGCTGAACAGGCCTTTAGCAAGCTGAAAGTTGGAGAAAGAGAGGATTATGGGAAGGTGAAGGCAGCCATCTTGCGAGGGGATGCCATGAGGCGGGAAAGGCAGCGGCAACACTTCAGGCGCTTTTACTACCAGGAAGCTGAAGGGCCAAGAGGGGCTTATATTCGGCTCCAGGAactttgccatcagtggctgaaggTCGAAAGACACTCCAAGGAGCAGATCCTGGAGCtgctgatcctggagcagttcctaaTCATCCTGCCACTGGAGATCCAGAGCTGGGTGAGGGAATGTGGCCCAGAGACCTGTTCCCAAGCAGTGGCCCTGGCTGAGGAATTCCTGCTGAGACAACGAGAGGCCCGGAGGCAAGAAAGCCAG gtgGCATTTGAAGAGGCAGCAGCTTCGTCAGATGtcgagcagaggcagctgtgcctggaAACCAAGCAAGAAGATGACAGTGGAGAGGCCAGCCTCTTAG CCAAGCGGTGGATGGCCATGGACGAAGGAGAGGAATATGTGCCAGAGGATTCTGAACTGGGGGGGCCGCGCGGGGTGTCAACTTGGAAAGTAGAGGCACACCTCTCCCAGTGTTGTGTCCACGAAACTGCCTCAGCAAGTCAGGAAAGATTAGAGGGCCAGCCGGAAACCTACGTTGTGGAGAAAGCTGTTGATCCCGTTCCCTGTGGGGGAAGTTACAACAAGGCCCCCAGTGAAACCACTATCCCGACAGCAGCAGAAGTTGGTAAGAAACAGAACGTTTGCACCCCTTACAGCAAGAACACAGGCCTCCCATTGAGAACTCGTGCAGGAGGGAAACCCCTCAAATGCCAAGTCTGTGGGAAGTGCTTTCTCTGTAGCTCCAAGTTGGTCGTCCACCAGAGGTCCCATGCCGGGGAAAAGCCATATAAGCGGTTGTACTTGTGTAGCACTCAGCACATGTGCCCACCCAGCCTCCAGGTCGAGAGCCCGGAGCGGCCCACCGTCCTTGCCAAAATGGCTCCTCGCATCCGTGGGCAGCGGTGGGAAGGCAAGGAGGTGGTGGCCTTGTTGAGCAGCATCAGAACCAGCCCCgccctggccctgctcatgagcagcAGCTCACAGAGGGGACAGCAGCACTGGGAAAGGATTCGGGACCAGCTCCTTGCTCAGGGCTTCCACAGGAACATCGACCAGCTGCGGTCAAAGTGGAAGCAGCTGAAGACGGACTTTTTCGCTGCGGGCCGGCCTGCTGCGGAGGGCAAAGAGAGGCCCACCAATATACCCCCTTATTTCAACCGGATGCGGAGTCTGTGGGATGCAGCTGGGCGCCCCCCCTTCAAAGATCGTCACCTGCCAG CCTCTTATCGGGCCCGAAGGCGTGAGCTGGAGAGGTGCCAAGAGGACGACGGCGAGCTGGAGGCCCAAGGTCCTTCCTGCTGA